A part of Emys orbicularis isolate rEmyOrb1 chromosome 13, rEmyOrb1.hap1, whole genome shotgun sequence genomic DNA contains:
- the LOC135888181 gene encoding olfactory receptor 11A1-like — protein sequence MVQPNLLLFITVHCHRMQLMEKGDAENQTDVTEFILLGFGDLRELQILLFLVFLVIYIVTMSGNILIIALVVTDQHLHTPMYFFLGNLSCLETCYTSALLPRMLASLLTGDRTISVWGCMTQFFFFCFLATAECYLLAAMSYDRYLAICKPLHYGICMNGKLCLQLAAGCWIIGFLPCTITMCFMSQLIFCGPNEMDHFFCDFTPMLKLSCSDTSQMTLVLYIFSFPDAVSPFLLTLTSYVCIVSTILRIPSTTGRQRAFSTCSSHLIVVTLFYGTLMIVYMLPKSSNLRPLNKVFSVCYTVLTPLANPLIYSLRNREVKEALRKAVRKCLALTKNSD from the coding sequence ATGGTGCAGCCAAATCTTTTGCTGTTCATTACTGTTCACTGCCACAGGATGCAGCTCATGGAGAAAGGAGATGCGGAAAATCAAACAGATGTCACCGAATTCATTCTCCTGGGGTTTGGGGATCTCCGTGAACTGCAGATCCTTCTCTTCCTGGTtttcctagtgatctacattgtgactATGTCAGGGAACATCCTTATCATTGCTCTAGTTGtgactgatcagcaccttcacacccccatgtacttcttcctgggcaaCTTGTCCTgcctggagacctgctacacttctgccctcctgcccaggatgctggccagtctcctgactggggacagaaccatttcgGTGTGGGGTTGCATGacacagttttttttcttttgttttctagcAACTGCAGAGTGTTATCTCCTGGCagcgatgtcttatgatcggtatttagccatatgcaaaccactgcactatggAATATGTATGAATGGCAAGTTGTGCCTCCAGCTAGCAGCTGGGTGTTGGATAATTGGATTTCTACCTTGTACAATAACGATGTGTTTTATGTCACAATTAAttttctgtggccccaatgaaatggaccatttcttttgtgatttcaccCCAATGCTAAAGCTCTCCTGCAGCGACACCAGCCAGATGACGCTGGTTCTTTATATATTTTCCTTCCCAGATGCAGTTTCCCCATTTCTATTAACCTTGACATCCTATGTTTGTATTGTTagcaccatcctgagaatcccttccaccaccgggaggcaaagggccttttccacctgctcctctcacctcatcgTGGTAACACTTTTCTATGGGACCCTAATGATTGTCTACATGCTACCAAAATCCAGCAACCTGAGACCCCTgaacaaagtgttctctgtctGCTACACAGTCCTGACTCCTCTGGccaatcccctcatctacagcctgagaaacagagaggtcaaggaggcCCTGAGAAAAGCTGTCAGGAAATGTCTCGCCCTCACAAAGAATTCAGACTAG